A DNA window from Falco naumanni isolate bFalNau1 chromosome Z, bFalNau1.pat, whole genome shotgun sequence contains the following coding sequences:
- the HTR1A gene encoding 5-hydroxytryptamine receptor 1A: MDVANNTTSPERSPEGAGGPGFAEVTLSYQLLTSLLLGTLILCAVSGNACVIAAIALERSLQTVANYLIGSLAVTDLMVSVLVLPMAALYQVLNKWTLGQVTCDIFISLDVLCCTSSILHLCAIALDRYWAITDPIDYVNKRTPRRAAVLISLTWLIGFLISIPPMLGWRTPEDRSDPDACTISKDHGYTIYSTFGAFYIPLLLMLVLYGRIFKAARFRIRKTVKKAEKKKIADTCLTLSPAALQKKSNGEPGKGWRRTVEPKPGACVNGAVRQGEDGAALEIIEVQRCNSSSKTHLPLPSEACGSPPPPSFETRNEKNTEAKRRMALSRERKTVKTLGIIMGTFILCWLPFFIVALVLPFCDSKCYMPEWLGAVINWLGYSNSLLNPIIYAYFNKDFQSAFKKIIKCKFCKQ, from the coding sequence ATGGATGTGGCCAACAACACTACCTCCCCAGAGCGCTCCCCCGAGGGGGCAGGCGGCCCCGGCTTCGCCGAGGTGACCCTGAGCTACCAGCTGCtcacctccctgctcctgggCACGCTCATCCTGTGCGCCGTGAGCGGCAACGCCTGCGTGATCGCGGCTATCGCCCTGGAGCGTTCCCTGCAAACCGTGGCCAACTATCTCATCGGCTCGCTAGCCGTCACCGACCTCATGGTGTCCGTGCTGGTGCTGCCCATGGCGGCCCTCTACCAGGTGCTGAACAAGTGGACGCTGGGGCAAGTCACCTGCGACATCTTCATCTCGCTGGACGTGCTGTGCTGCACCTCTTCCATCCTGCACCTGTGCGCCATCGCCTTGGACAGGTACTGGGCCATCACGGACCCCATCGACTATGTCAACAAGCGGACTCCCCGGCGGGCCGCCGTGCTTATCAGCCTGACCTGGCTCATCGGCTTCTTGATATCCATCCCGCCCATGCTGGGCTGGCGGACGCCCGAGGACCGCTCGGACCCCGACGCCTGCACCATCAGCAAGGACCACGGGTACACCATCTACTCCACATTCGGCGCCTTCTACATCCCGCTCCTCCTCATGCTGGTGCTTTACGGTCGCATCTTCAAGGCGGCCCGCTTCAGGATCCGCAAGACCGTCAAGAAggcagagaagaagaaaatcgCCGACACCTGCCTCACACTCTCCCCGGCCgccctgcagaagaaaagcaacgGGGAGCCCGGCAAGGGCTGGCGGCGGACTGTGGAGCCCAAGCCCGGTGCCTGTGTCAACGGCGCTGTGCGGCAGGGTGAGGACGGGGCCGCCCTGGAGATCATCGAGGTCCAGCGCTGCAACAGCTCCTCCAAGACTCACCTGCCGCTGCCCAGCGAGGCGTgcggctccccgccgcccccttCCTTCGAGACGCGCAACGAGAAGAACACGGAGGCCAAGCGGAGGATGGCTCTGTCCCGGGAGAGGAAGACTGTCAAGACCCTGGGGATCATTATGGGCACCTTCATCCTCTGCTGGCTGCCGTTCTTCATCGTGGCGCTGGTCCTGCCCTTCTGTGACAGTAAGTGCTACATGCCCGAGTGGCTGGGGGCAGTCATCAACTGGCTGGGCTACTCCAACTCCCTTCTCAACCCCATCATCTATGCCTATTTCAACAAAGACTTCCAAAgtgcttttaagaaaattatcAAGTGCAAATTTTGCAAGCAGTGA